One part of the Rothia sp. ZJ932 genome encodes these proteins:
- a CDS encoding RDD family protein → MAEKTPEAAQYYPGQDAGRPIDGPGAIARIPRRLFAFLIDWYLCYGLMMLTSWANDQLLIIVFFTLYQIVTVGFSGHTLGHLLLGMQVQTLDGQPVGYGRAAVRAILIALVIPVFVMDKDQRGMHDQARGSVLVRIR, encoded by the coding sequence ATGGCTGAAAAGACACCCGAAGCGGCGCAGTACTATCCCGGGCAGGACGCTGGACGCCCCATTGACGGCCCTGGGGCGATTGCGAGAATCCCGCGGCGTCTCTTTGCTTTTTTGATTGACTGGTACCTATGTTACGGACTGATGATGCTGACCTCGTGGGCGAACGACCAGCTGCTCATCATTGTTTTCTTCACTCTTTACCAGATAGTGACTGTGGGGTTTAGTGGGCATACCCTGGGGCATCTGCTCTTGGGAATGCAAGTGCAGACTCTTGACGGTCAGCCCGTTGGCTACGGTCGGGCGGCAGTGCGAGCGATACTGATTGCTCTGGTGATCCCGGTTTTTGTGATGGACAAAGACCAGCGGGGCATGCATGATCAAGCCCGCGGTAGCGTCTTGGTACGCATCCGTTAG
- the glnA gene encoding type I glutamate--ammonia ligase: MFESAQEVLDFIKEEEIVFVDIRFTDMPGVQQHFNLPAKAIDEDFFINGQLFDGSSIRGFQGIAESDMQLIPDIASAYVDPFRVEKTLVVICSIVNPRTGEPYRRDPRGVAERAEEYLKSTGIADTAFFASEAEFFVFEDVRYEVSPQKTFFSIDSDEAYWNSGRKEEGGNLGNKTPLKGGYFPVSPVDKQADLRDAMCVAMDEVGLEVERSHHEVGAAGQAEINYKFDTLTKAADDLLKFKYVIKNTADAYGKTVTFMPKPVFGDNGSGMHCHQSLWQDGEPLFYDERGYANLSDIARWYIGGLIEHSSAVLAFTNPTVNSYKRLVPGYEAPVNMVYSQGNRSAGIRIPITGTNPKAKRLEFRAPDPSSNPYFAFAAQLMAGLDGIRNRIEPPAPIDKDLYELPAEEAKDIKKAPASLEEALAALEADYDFLFEGDVFTEDLIQAWIDYKRTYELEPLSLVPHPLEYQMYYGV, translated from the coding sequence ATGTTCGAAAGCGCACAGGAAGTCCTTGACTTCATTAAAGAAGAAGAAATCGTCTTCGTCGATATCCGTTTCACCGATATGCCCGGCGTCCAGCAGCACTTTAACCTCCCGGCGAAGGCAATCGATGAGGATTTCTTTATCAATGGCCAGCTTTTTGATGGTTCTTCTATCCGCGGTTTCCAGGGCATCGCTGAATCAGATATGCAGCTGATCCCCGATATCGCTTCAGCTTACGTTGATCCCTTCCGTGTTGAGAAGACCCTCGTTGTTATTTGCTCCATAGTGAATCCCCGCACCGGTGAACCCTACCGCCGCGACCCCCGTGGCGTTGCCGAGCGCGCCGAAGAATACTTGAAGTCAACCGGCATTGCTGATACCGCTTTCTTCGCATCAGAAGCTGAGTTCTTCGTCTTTGAGGACGTACGCTACGAAGTTTCACCCCAGAAGACCTTCTTCAGCATTGACTCCGACGAGGCTTACTGGAACTCCGGTCGTAAAGAAGAGGGCGGCAATCTGGGTAACAAGACCCCTCTCAAGGGCGGTTACTTCCCCGTCTCACCCGTTGATAAGCAGGCAGATTTGCGTGACGCCATGTGCGTAGCAATGGACGAGGTCGGTCTCGAAGTTGAGCGCTCACACCACGAGGTAGGCGCAGCTGGTCAGGCTGAAATCAACTACAAGTTTGATACCCTCACTAAGGCAGCAGATGACCTGCTCAAATTCAAGTACGTTATCAAGAACACCGCAGATGCCTACGGCAAGACCGTAACCTTCATGCCCAAGCCCGTTTTCGGTGACAATGGTTCGGGTATGCACTGCCACCAGTCACTGTGGCAGGACGGCGAGCCCCTCTTCTATGATGAACGTGGCTACGCTAACCTCTCAGATATTGCCCGCTGGTACATCGGCGGTCTGATTGAGCACTCCTCAGCGGTTTTGGCGTTCACCAACCCCACTGTGAACTCTTATAAGCGTCTGGTACCCGGTTACGAGGCACCCGTGAACATGGTCTACTCGCAGGGTAACCGTTCAGCAGGTATCCGCATTCCGATTACCGGTACCAACCCCAAGGCTAAGCGCCTGGAGTTCCGCGCACCTGACCCCTCATCGAACCCCTACTTCGCATTTGCGGCTCAGTTGATGGCGGGTCTTGACGGCATCCGCAACCGCATTGAGCCCCCTGCCCCCATCGATAAGGATCTTTACGAGCTACCCGCTGAAGAAGCTAAGGACATCAAGAAGGCTCCTGCCAGCCTCGAAGAGGCACTGGCTGCGCTGGAAGCTGACTACGACTTCTTGTTCGAAGGCGATGTCTTCACCGAAGACCTGATTCAGGCGTGGATTGACTACAAGCGCACCTACGAGCTGGAGCCTCTTTCACTGGTGCCCCACCCCCTGGAATACCAGATGTACTACGGTGTCTAA
- the budA gene encoding acetolactate decarboxylase: MAYEPKRLGGETIYRNEVFQTGLMSQLLDGIYDGEMTVGELLGHGNFGVGTFNGLDGEMIVLDGNCYQMRHDGSIEPASLDQQTPFAVVMNFVPTIRRGLPNNIIRKSAAQVLDDFTVSKNYMYAVKIVGDFEWVRTRTVQKQEKPYPKMVEATENDEVVQFDKVRGTIIGFRTPIYEQGIGVPGCHAHFIDDKHEKGGHVIDFKLDNAYVEICIGTNLNLHLPLTEAFSEADLSPEDLAEQISRAEKHA; this comes from the coding sequence ATGGCATACGAACCCAAACGCCTTGGCGGCGAAACCATCTACCGCAACGAGGTTTTTCAGACCGGTCTCATGTCGCAGCTACTCGATGGTATTTACGACGGTGAGATGACCGTGGGTGAGCTGCTGGGGCACGGCAATTTCGGGGTGGGCACCTTCAACGGACTTGACGGTGAGATGATTGTGCTGGACGGTAATTGCTATCAGATGCGCCATGATGGCTCTATTGAGCCGGCGAGTTTAGATCAACAGACCCCTTTTGCTGTGGTGATGAACTTTGTGCCTACTATTCGTCGGGGGTTGCCCAATAACATCATTCGCAAGTCGGCGGCGCAGGTACTTGATGATTTCACGGTGTCGAAAAACTATATGTACGCGGTAAAAATTGTGGGCGATTTTGAGTGGGTCCGTACCCGTACTGTGCAAAAACAAGAAAAACCCTACCCCAAGATGGTTGAAGCGACCGAGAACGATGAGGTCGTACAGTTTGATAAGGTGCGCGGCACTATTATTGGTTTTAGAACGCCCATTTATGAACAGGGCATTGGTGTGCCGGGCTGTCACGCTCATTTTATTGATGACAAGCACGAAAAAGGCGGGCACGTCATCGACTTCAAACTCGATAACGCCTACGTTGAAATCTGCATCGGCACCAATTTGAACTTGCATCTACCGCTAACGGAGGCTTTCTCAGAGGCAGATCTCTCCCCCGAAGATCTTGCAGAACAAATTAGTAGAGCTGAAAAGCATGCCTAA
- a CDS encoding DMT family transporter, which produces MASILYPKMNMGTQGTGVPLVLLSCLSLQVGAAFAVQLFPLIGAWSVTCLCPCVAALFVCAMARPRVTGWNKTQVSSVILFGVAMGAMNIAFYHAIELFPLGLAVALEFTGPLALAVALSRKKIDAL; this is translated from the coding sequence TTGGCTTCTATTCTTTATCCCAAGATGAACATGGGCACTCAGGGCACTGGCGTTCCGCTGGTTTTGCTGTCGTGCCTTTCTTTGCAGGTGGGTGCGGCATTCGCGGTGCAGCTGTTTCCGCTCATTGGTGCCTGGTCAGTGACCTGTCTGTGTCCGTGCGTTGCTGCCCTGTTCGTGTGCGCTATGGCGCGTCCGCGCGTCACCGGCTGGAACAAGACGCAGGTATCGTCGGTCATTCTTTTTGGTGTGGCGATGGGCGCTATGAACATCGCTTTCTACCACGCCATTGAACTCTTCCCCTTGGGATTGGCTGTCGCCTTGGAGTTCACCGGTCCACTCGCTTTGGCAGTGGCGCTCTCCCGCAAGAAAATTGACGCGCTGTAG
- a CDS encoding DMT family transporter — MLLGWEAAHNAELSLLGMGYALIAGFFWALYITGSEKVGRVVPGNGGLAGAMVVGALMTIPAGGTGALSVFGDAKLLLFAIGTGLMASVVPYLAELAALRRLPRHVFSILLSLEPAIAALAGWMLLAQHSGVLRWAAMVMLMVASLGITFTSRQEARANSRRLKQAT, encoded by the coding sequence GTGCTCTTGGGCTGGGAGGCTGCCCACAACGCTGAGCTTTCACTCTTAGGCATGGGCTACGCACTCATTGCCGGTTTTTTCTGGGCACTTTACATTACGGGTAGTGAGAAGGTCGGACGCGTGGTACCGGGTAACGGCGGGCTAGCCGGTGCGATGGTGGTCGGGGCGCTGATGACTATTCCTGCCGGTGGTACCGGTGCCCTCTCTGTCTTTGGGGATGCCAAATTATTGCTCTTCGCGATCGGTACAGGGCTCATGGCATCCGTCGTTCCCTACCTCGCTGAGCTTGCGGCATTGCGACGCCTGCCCCGCCATGTATTCTCCATTTTGCTGAGCTTAGAACCGGCGATTGCTGCCCTCGCAGGATGGATGCTACTTGCCCAGCACAGCGGGGTCTTACGGTGGGCAGCTATGGTGATGCTCATGGTCGCTAGCCTAGGCATCACCTTCACTTCACGGCAAGAGGCGCGAGCTAATTCCCGCCGCCTCAAACAAGCTACCTAA